From the Salipiger sp. CCB-MM3 genome, the window CACTCACCGGCTGATGTGCGCGGTCTCGAAACTGCCGCAGGGCGCGCTGGTGCTGCCGGGCTATGATTTCGACATGCCGGGCCCCGTTTGGGGCGGGCTGACCGACGCGCTTTCCGGCGAGGACCACCCGCAGTTCCGCTTTGCCCGGCTGCTGCACGAGCTGGCGCTCGATCCCACCACCCTGCCCCATTGGGAGGGCACCAAGCCCCCCAGCCCCGCGCGCAACAAGCTGGTCTCGCTCGCGCTTCGCCCCGCGCCGGTCACCGATCAATGGCGCTCGGAAGGCGTGCATCTGCCCGATCTGCCCGAGGCGACACAGGATGTGACCCTGCTCGAGGCCAATTCGAAGCGCGAAGAGGCGATGGCCATCGCCCTGCGCCTGCGGCAGGCCGCCGAGGACGGCGTGACCGCCGCGCTGATCACCCCCGACCGGATGCTGACGCGGCAGGTGACTGCCGCGCTCGACCGTTGGGACATCCTGCCCGACGACAGCGCCGGCATTCCGCTGCAGCTGACCCCGCCGGGGCGCTTTCTGCGGCAGGTGGCGGCGCTGTTCCAGCGCGACCTCACCGCCGAGAGCCTGCTGTCGCTGCTCAAGCACCCGCTGACCCACAGCGGCTCGGAGCGCAACAACCACCTGCGCGCCACGCGAGAGCTGGAACTGCATATCCGTGACCAAAGCTGGCCCTTCCCGCAGGCGCATCTGATCACCGCATGGGGCGAGGCCGCGGGCTTTCCGGACTGGGCCGCCTGGGTCGCCGAAACCTTCTGCCATCCGCCGGTGAGCGGCAAGCGCGCGCTGGCCGATTGGCTGGCGCATCACCGCGAGCGGGCCGAGGCGATCGCGGCGGGTCCCGAGATGGGCGAGTCGGAGCTTTGGAAAGAAGGCGCGGGTCGCAAGGCGCGGCAGGTGGTCGAAACGCTCGAAGGCGAGGCCGCCCATGGCACCGACCTGTCGGCGCGCGACTATGCCGACCTCTTTGGCGCGGTGCTGGGACAGGGCGAGCTGCGCGACCGCGACGCGCCGCATCCGCGCATCCTGATCTGGGGCACGCTCGAGGCGCGCGTGATGGGCGCCGACCTGCTGATCCTCGGCGGGCTGAACGAGGGCAGCTGGCCGGAAATCCCCGGCGCAGACCCTTGGCTCAATCGCCGGATGCGGCACAAGGCGGGTCTTTTGCTGCCCGAGCGGCGCATCGGTCTGGCCGCGCATGACTTCCAGCAGGCGGTGGCGGCGAAAGAGGTCTGGCTGACCCGCGCGCTGAAATCCGACGATGCCGAGACGGTGCCCGCGCGCTGGGTCAACCGCATGATGAACCTGATGAACGGCCTGCCCGCCCGCCACGGCCCCGAGGCGCTGAAAGACATGCAAAAGCGCGGTCGCCACTGGCTGGCGCTGGCGCGGCAGGTCGAAGCGCCGATCAGAACGCCCTCCGCCGCCCGCCCCTCGCCGGTGCCGCCGGTCGCGGCGCGTCCGCGCCAGCTGTCGGTCACCGAGATCAAGACGCTGATCCGCGACCCCTATTCGATCTACGCCAAGCGCGTGCTGCGGCTGCGCCCGCTCAACCCGCTGCAACGCGCGCCCGATGCGCTGCTGCGGGGCATCCTCATTCATCAGGTGTTCGAGGAATACGTGCGCGAAACCGTCTCTGATCCGGGGCTCCTGAGCCCTGACGCGCTGCGCACCAAGGCGGCGGAGGTGATCGGCGATCCCGAGGTGCTGCCCTTCCCGGTCACCCGCCACGTCTGGCAGGCACGCATCGGGCGCATCGCCGAGTGGTTTGTGCGGACAGAAAAGGCCCGGCAGGCGCTCGCCCGCCCGGTGCATTTCGAGGTGCGCGGCAGCAGCGACATCCCGGCGCTTGGCTTCACGCTCAAGGGCACCGCCGACCGCATCGACATCGACGAGCGCGGCAACGCGCATCTTTACGACTATAAGACCGGCGCCGCCCCCACCGCCGCGCAGCAAAAGAACTTCGACAAACAGTTGCTGCTCGAAGCCGCCATGGTCGAGCGCGGTGCCTTCGAGAATCTGCACCCGCGCCATGCCGAACGCGCCGTGTTCGTGTCTGTATCGGCCAATCCGAACGAGGTGGAGGCGCCGCTGGACGAAGTGCCGCCGCAGAAGGTCTGGGCGCAGTTCGAGACCCTGATGGGCCGCTGGTTCGAGCCCGATCGCGGCTATACCGCCCGCGCCGCCATGCTCAGCGAGAATGATTTTTCCAACTATGACCACCTCTCGCGCTTCGGCGAATGGGATGTGATCGACGCCGCCGAACGGGAGATGCTGGAATGAGCCGCAACGAGGCCAGCGAAAAGCAGGTTGAGGCGGCCCGCCCGGATGCCTCCACATGGCTCGCCGCCAACGCGGGCTCGGGCAAGACCCGCGTGCTCACCGACCGGGTGGCGCGGCTGCTGCTCGACGAGGTGCTGCCCGAGCACATCCTGTGCCTGACCTACACCAAGGCCGCCGCCACCGAGATGCAGAACCGCCTGTTCCGCCGCCTCGGCGCTTGGGCGATGCTGGACGACGATGCGCTGATCGCCGAGCTGCGGCAACTGGGGCTGGAAGGCGCGCTGCCGCCCGAACGGCTGCGGCAGGCGCGCACACTCTTTGCCCGCGCCATCGAGACCCCCGGCGGCTTGCGCATCCAGACCATCCACTCGTTCTGTGCGAGCCTTTTGCGGCGCTTTCCGCTCGAGGCCGGGGTCTCGCCGCAGTTCACCGAGATGGAGGACCGCTCGGCCGAGATGCTGCGCGCCGAGGTGCTGGAACGCATGGCCGAGCGGCACGCGCCGCTGGTCGAGGCGATGGCGCCGTTCCTTGGCGAAGAGCCTGAATCGCTGCTGGCCGAGCTCTGCTCGCGCAAAGCCGCCTTCCTGCCGCCGCGCGAGCCTCAGGACATCCGCGCGCTCTACGGCCTGCCCGAAGAGATGGACGAAGACGACGTGCTGTCGCAGGTCTTTCTGGGCAGCGAAAGCGATCTGATCGCCCGCGTGCTGCCGATCCTCAAGGCCGGGAAAAGCACCGACCAGACCGCCGCGAAGAAGCTGGAGCGTTTCACCGGACCGGACGTGCCGGGGATGCTGGCGCTGGAGGACGCGCTTCTGACGCAGAAGGGCACGGTCAGCAGCCGCATGGCCACCAAGGCCAGCAAGGAGGCGATGGGCCCCGACTGGCCAAAGCTGGAACAACTCGCCGAGCGGGTCGAAAGCGCACGCGAGAGCCGCCTCGCCTTTGATGCGGTGAAGCGCGAGATCACCCTGCACCGTTTCGCGCAGGTCTTCCTGCCCGAGTACGAGCAGGAGAAAATGCTGCGCGGCTGGCTCGATTTCGACGATCTGGTGATCCGCGCCCGTGACCTTCTGGCCGACGACCGGGTCGCCGATTGGGTGCTCTACCGGCTCGACGGCGGCATCGACCATATTCTCGTGGACGAGGCGCAGGACACCAGCCCGGTGCAATGGCAGGTGATCGAGCGGCTCGCCCGTGAGTTCACCGCAGGGGAAGGCGCGCGCGGCGACGTGCGGCGGACCATCTTTGTGGTGGGCGACAAGAAACAGTCGATCTACTCGTTCCAGGGCGCCGACCCGCGCGAGTTCGACCGCATGTGCGACGATTTCGCCGAACGGTTGAAGGACACCGGCGCGCCGCTCTCGCGCATGATGCTGGAGTATTCCTTCCGCTCCGCCGGGCCGGTGCTGAAGCTGGTAGATGCCACCTTCGAAGGGCGCGAAGAGTCGGGGTTTTCCCCGGATCAGAGACATAAGGCGTTCAAATCCGAGATGCCGGGCCGGGTCGATGTCTGGCCGCATATCTCGCCGGTGAAGGACGAAGAGGACGACACCGAGTGGTTCGAGCCGGTGGACCGCATCGGCGCGCAGCATCACACGGTGGTGCTGGCCAATCGCATCGCCGGGTTCATCGCCGACACCATCGGCACACCGCTGCCAGTCGAGATCGGCTTTTCTGGGGAATATAAGGCCCGCCCGGCCCATGCGGGCGATTTCCTGATCCTCGTGCGCCGCCGCGGCACGCTCTTTACCGAGATCATCCGCGCCATCAAGGCGCGCGGCCTGCCCATCGCCGGGGCCGACCGGCTGAAGGTCATGTCGGAACTGGCGGTGAAGGACATCGGCGCGCTGCTCGCCTTCCTCGCCACGCCCGAGGATGATCTCTCGCTCGCCACCGCGCTGCGCTCGCCGCTCTTTGGGCTGACCGAGAAGGCGCTTTTCGACCTCGCCCACACTCGCAAGCCGGGCAGCTACCTCTGGGTCGCGCTGCGTGAGCGGCGCGAGGAGTTTCCCGCCGTGCTGCAGGTGATGGACGACCTGCTCGGCAAGACCGACTTCCTGCGCCCCTATGATCTGATCGAACGCATCCTCACCCGTCACCGCGGGCGGCAGAAGCTGCTCGGGCGTTTGGGCGAAGAGGCCGAGGACGGGATCAACGCGCTCTTGCAACAGGCGCTGGCCTTCGAGCAGAGCACCGTGCCCTCGCTCACCGGGTTTCTCGAATGGATGCAGTCCGACGATCTCGAGATCAAACGCGCCCCCGACAGCGCCGGGGCCCGCATCCGGGTCATGACGGTGCATGGCTCCAAGGGCCTCGAGGCGCCGATCGTCATCCTGCCCGACTGCGCCCAGCCCACCAAGACCATCCGCGAGCGCCTGCTGCCCTCGGGCGAGGGTGAGGCGTCGGGCATGGTCTGGCAATCCAGCGCCGCGTCGCAGCCGCAGGTGCAATCCGAGGCGCTCGACCGCGCCAAGGCCGCCGCCGAGCGCGAGCGGGATCGGCTGCTCTACGTCGCGCTCACCCGCGCCGAGAAATGGCTGGTGGTGGCCGCCGCCGGCAACCTCGGCAAGGACGGCAGCGCGTGGTTCGATCAGGTGCAACAGGGCATGGAGCGCGCCGGGGCCGAGACCACCGGCTACGATTTCGGCCGCTGGGGCACGGGCGAGGGTCTGCGGCTCGGTCAGGCCGACTGGTCCCACCTGCCCTTCGAGCGCGTCGAGGCGCAGGTGCCGGTGCTGCCGGATCTGCCGCCGCATCTGAGCGTCCCGGCACAGAAACCGGATCCCCTGCCCGAAAGCCGCTCGCCCTCGGACCTCGGCGGCGCCAAGGCACTGTCGGGCATGGAGGGGCTCGACGAGGAAGAAGCCAAGCTGCGCGGCACGGTGCTGCACCTGCTGCTCGAACATCTTGCGCCGCTGCCCGAGGCCGCCCGCGCCGAAGCGCTGCCGCATGTGCTGACCCTCGCCGAAGAGTTGCCCGAAGACACAGAGAGCGTCGCCGCAGAAGCGCTCGCCGTGCTCGCCGCCCCGGCGCTGCGCGCGATCTTCGAGGGCGAGGCGCTGGCCGAAGTGCCGATATCTGCCGAAATAGAGCCTGTGGGCCGCATCCATGGCGTCATCGACCGGTTGCTGGTCACACCCGAGAAGGTGATCGCGCTCGACTTCAAATCGAACCGCACCGTGCCCGGCGCCGCAGCGGATGTGCCCGACGGGCTGCTGCGCCAGATGGGGGCCTATGCCGCCGCCTTGACGCAGGTCTTTCCCGGGCGCAGCATCGAGACCGGGCTGATCTGGACCGCGACGCAGGAGCTGATGGTCCTGCCACACGATCTTGTGTCTGCCGCCCTCGCCAGAACTACGCCAACTTGACGACTCCCCGGGGCGTGCCTACCTTCGCGCTCCGAGCGATAAAGCTGCCAAACCCGCAAGGAGACCCCAATGGCCACCGTCCCCGTCACCGACGCGACCTTCGACGAAGAAGTGAAGAACTCCGACATCCCCGTTGTGGTGGATTTCTGGGCCGAGTGGTGCGGCCCCTGCAAGCAGATCGGCCCGGCTCTGGAAGAGCTGGCCGCCGAGTATGAAGGCAAGATCAAGGTTGCCAAGGTCGACGTCGACCAGAACCCCAACACCGCCGCAATGATGGGCGTGCGCGGCATCCCCGCGCTGTTCATCTTCAAGGACGGTCAGGTGATCTCGAACCGCGCCGGCGCGGCCCCCAAGGCCTCGCTGCAGAGCTGGATCAACGAGTCGATCTAAGCCGTCCCGGCACTCTGAGATAGAAAATGCGCCTCCCAAGCGGGGGCGCATTTTTCTTTGGACTGGATCCAAAGGAGAGCGAGCGCCTGCCCGTGGGGTGGCGCTGCAGCCTCCGAGGTCTGCGCTTTATCCCGGCCAAGCCCGGACGATCTTCGAGCCTCTAGCGAGGACAGCAAAGCGCCAGCCCGCGGGGACGGCGTCGTCCATCGAGCTTGAACCGATGGCGCCACAATGAACGACCGCTCGCCCGGCGGCCTTCGGCCTTGATTCCGGGCCGATCAGCGCCCGAACACCCGCGCCGCCAGCGCCTGCACCCCGGCCCATCGCCGCGCCTGCGCCACCCCGCGATCCTCGGCGCGCGCGGGAAGCCCCCACCATTCCGCCAGCACCCGGTTGCGCAGCAAAAGCTGCACCGAAGGGTCATCTGAGCCCACCAGCCCGTAACCCTCGAAGAACCCCGCCAGCGCTGCGTCGGGCAGCACTTCGCCCGCCGCAATAGCCTCCTTCGGCGTATGCAGAATGGCGTAATCGGTCAGCAGCCGCGCGATGTCATGGCCCACCGGCACCACGCGCCCGCCAGCAAAGTCGAGCCCCCAGCAGCGCGTCTCGTCCAGCACGAGGTTGCGCATGTGCAGATCGCCATGGGTCTGCGCGGTCAGCGTCTGCCTCCCCTCAAAACGCGCCTGCTCTGCGCAGAGAGCCTCGGCGCAGGCAAGAAAGCGCTCCGGCTTACCCACCTGCCGCGCGCCCGTGGCCACCTCCTCCATCACCGTACCCAGAAAGCGGATCGTGTGCTTGGGCTGGAACACGCGCGCCTCGCCCGGCAGCGCGCGGTGATAGCTGCCAAGCCACGCCCCGGCCCGCCGCAACAGCGCCGCCTGCCGCGCCAGCGGCGCGCCCTCCAGCAGCGTCGAAAGCGGCTCTGCGGCGACATAGTCCATCACGCTCGCCTGCGCCTCGAGATCGACCGCCAGCACCGCGGGCACCCCCTCGGCAAAGCCCTCCTGCGCGGCCAGATGCGCGGCGATCTGCGTCTCGAACTTGTCTGGATCGACCGGCCGCGCCTGATGTTTCAGCACCAGTTGCCTCCCGTCCGGCCCGATCATCCGTAACAGCACCCGTGCCACCCGCGCATCCTCGCGCCGGGCCAGCGGCACCGCGCGCCACGCAGCGGGAGACAGCCCGATCTGTTCGGCAAGAGACGGCCACTGCGCCAGCGCCGCCGCCGCCAAATCCCCCGCGATCATTCCCATTCCGTGCCCCCTGCGTTATCTGCCCCCACAACGGCAGCGCCTTGCGAGGGGAAGTTCCAGCCCCCATATGGCGCCCAGCATGAAAGGAAAGACAATGTCCGATCAGGAATTTCCGGGCTGGCACGGCACCACGATCATCGGCGTCCGCAAGGGCGGCAAGGTGGTCGTCGCGGGTGACGGGCAGGTGAGCCTCGGCCAGACCGTCATCAAGGGCACCGCGCGCAAGGTGCGCCGCATCGCCCCCGGCGGTCACGAGGTGGTTTGCGGCTTTGCAGGCTCCACCGCCGATGCCTTCACCCTGCTCGAGCGGCTGGAAGGTAAGCTCGAACAGTCGCCCGGCCAGATGCAGCGCGCCTGCGTCGAACTGGCCAAGGACTGGCGCACCGACAAATACCTGCAAAAGCTCGAGGCGATGCTGATCGTCACCGACGGCAAGGATCTCTACGTGATCACTGGCGCCGGCGACGTGCTCGAACCCGAGCATGACATCGCCGCCATCGGCTCGGGCGGCAATTTCGCGCTCGCCGCCGCGCGCGGGCTCTACGCCTATGAAGACGACGCCGAGACGATTGCCCGCACCGCCATGGCCATCGCCTCCGACATCTGCGTCTACACCAACGGCAAGCTGACCGTTGAAACCATTTCGGCCTGAAACAGAGCCTGAGACAGAGCCTGAAAGGACGACCATGACAGACCTGACCCCCCGCGAGATCGTGTCAGAACTCGACCGCTTCATCATCGGCCAGAAGGACGCCAAGCGCGCCGTGGCCGTGGCGCTGCGCAACCGCTGGCGCCGCAAGCAGCTCTCGGCCGACCTGCGCGACGAAGTCTATCCCAAGAACATCCTGATGATCGGGCCGACCGGCGTCGGCAAGACCGAGATCTCGCGCCGCCTCGCCAAGCTGGCGCGCGCGCCCTTCATCAAGGTCGAGGCCACCAAGTTTACCGAGGTTGGCTACGTTGGCCGCGACGTCGAGCAGATCATCCGTGATCTCATGGATGCCGCCATCGCCCAGACCCGCGAATGGATGCGCGAGGACGTGAAGGCTGCGGCGCATAAGAACGCCGAGGAGCGCGTGCTGTCGGCCATCGCCGGTGAGGACGCCCGCGAGGGCACCCGCGAGATGTTCCGCAAGAAGCTGAAGACCGGCGAGCTCGACGACACGGTGATCGAGCTTGACGTGGCCGAGACCGCCTCGCCCTTCTCGGGCATGGAGATCCCCGGCCAGCCCGGCCAGAACATGGGGATGATGAACCTCGGCGACATCTTCGGCAAAGCCTTCGGCGGGCGCACCACGCGCAAGAAGATGACCGTGGCGGAGAGCTACGAGGTGCTGATCAGCGAAGAGGCCGACAAGCTGCTCGACGACGAGCAGGTGAAGCTGGCCGCGCTGGAGGCGGTGGAGCAGAACGGCATCGTCTTCCTCGACGAGATCGACAAGGTCACCGCGCGGCAGGAAGCCCGCGGCGGCGACGTCAGCCGCGAGGGCGTGCAGCGCGACCTGCTGCCGCTGATCGAGGGCACCACCGTCAGCACCAAGCACGGCCCGGTGAAGACCGACCACATCCTCTTCATCGCCTCGGGCGCCTTCCACATCGCGAAGCCGTCGGACCTGCTGCCCGAACTGCAGGGCCGCCTGCCGATCCGAGTGAACCTGCGGGCGCTCACCGAGGAAGACTTCGTGCGCATCCTCACCGAGACCGACAACGCACTGACGCGCCAGTACACCGCGCTCATGGCCACCGAGAAGGTCACCGTCACCTTCACCGAAGGCGGCATCAGCGCGCTGGCAAAGATCGCCGCGGAGGTCAACGAGAGCGTCGAGAACATCGGCGCGCGGCGGCTCTACACGGTGATGGAACGGGTGTTCGAGGAGCTGAGCTTCGCCGCCCCCGACCAGCCGGACACGGAAGTGACCGTGGACGAAGTCTTCGTCGAGAAACACCTCGGCGAGCTGACCCGCTCGACCGACCTCAGCCGCTACGTGCTGTAAGACAGGCGCGCGGGGGCCCGCCCCCCGCGTCGCGCCTATCAGTGGGGGGCCAGCCCCCCACACCCCCCGGCGTATTTTCAAAGAGAAGAAGCAGGGCGCGGTCCTTCCTTCTTCTCTTTTTCAAATACGCCCGCCGGAGGCGTCCGGCCTCTACCGCATCTCCCCGGCGGCGGGTATGTTCGCGCCAACACCGCAAGGAGGAGACCCGCGATGAAACGCTCCCACGTCAATGAGATCCTGCGCGCCAGCGAGGCGTTCATCCGCAGCCATGGCTACGCGCTGCCGCCTTTCGCCTATCTCACCCCGGAAGGGCTGAAGGCCTCGGAGAACGGTGAGATCAAGCGTCGGCGCATGGGCTGGGACGTCACCGACTACGGCGGCGGGAAATTCGATGAGCTTGGGCTCTTTCTCTTCACCACCCGCAACGGGCTGAGCAGCGATCTTGGCCAGCGCAGCGCCATGCTCTACGCCGAGAAGATCATGATCTCGCGCCAGAACCAGCTGAGCCCGATGCACCGCCATGACCTCAAGGTCGAGGACATCATCAACCGCGGCGGTGGCACGCTGGTGCTGGAGCTTTTCGCGGCCATGCCGGAGGGCGAGATCGACCGCGATGCGCAGGTCACGGTGCTCTGTGACGGGATGGAGCGCAGCCTGCCCGCGGGCGGCCTTCTGAAGCTGGCGCCGGGGGAGTCGGTGACGCTCTTTCCGACCACCTGGCATGCCTTCTGGGGCGAGGGCAGCGACGTGCTGATCGGCGAGGTCTCGACGGTGAACGACGATCTGACCGATAATATATTTGCCGAGCCGCTGGGACGGTTTTCGGACATTGAGGAAGACGTGGCACCG encodes:
- the addB gene encoding double-strand break repair protein AddB, with protein sequence MFEPIEGPRVYGLACGVDFPAALVAGLRARMAGRPPEEMAKVELILNTSRMARRVKAIFDQGPATLLPRIRLLTDMADPAALRDLPAPVPPLRRRLELTGLVSKLLDAQPDLAPRAALFDLADSLATLMDEMQDEGVSPDEIAALDVSDESGHWQRALSFLNIVQRYFEQGEEAPDTIAFRRYALEQRLKSWEERPPEHPIILAGSTGSRGGTHRLMCAVSKLPQGALVLPGYDFDMPGPVWGGLTDALSGEDHPQFRFARLLHELALDPTTLPHWEGTKPPSPARNKLVSLALRPAPVTDQWRSEGVHLPDLPEATQDVTLLEANSKREEAMAIALRLRQAAEDGVTAALITPDRMLTRQVTAALDRWDILPDDSAGIPLQLTPPGRFLRQVAALFQRDLTAESLLSLLKHPLTHSGSERNNHLRATRELELHIRDQSWPFPQAHLITAWGEAAGFPDWAAWVAETFCHPPVSGKRALADWLAHHRERAEAIAAGPEMGESELWKEGAGRKARQVVETLEGEAAHGTDLSARDYADLFGAVLGQGELRDRDAPHPRILIWGTLEARVMGADLLILGGLNEGSWPEIPGADPWLNRRMRHKAGLLLPERRIGLAAHDFQQAVAAKEVWLTRALKSDDAETVPARWVNRMMNLMNGLPARHGPEALKDMQKRGRHWLALARQVEAPIRTPSAARPSPVPPVAARPRQLSVTEIKTLIRDPYSIYAKRVLRLRPLNPLQRAPDALLRGILIHQVFEEYVRETVSDPGLLSPDALRTKAAEVIGDPEVLPFPVTRHVWQARIGRIAEWFVRTEKARQALARPVHFEVRGSSDIPALGFTLKGTADRIDIDERGNAHLYDYKTGAAPTAAQQKNFDKQLLLEAAMVERGAFENLHPRHAERAVFVSVSANPNEVEAPLDEVPPQKVWAQFETLMGRWFEPDRGYTARAAMLSENDFSNYDHLSRFGEWDVIDAAEREMLE
- the addA gene encoding double-strand break repair helicase AddA; the encoded protein is MSRNEASEKQVEAARPDASTWLAANAGSGKTRVLTDRVARLLLDEVLPEHILCLTYTKAAATEMQNRLFRRLGAWAMLDDDALIAELRQLGLEGALPPERLRQARTLFARAIETPGGLRIQTIHSFCASLLRRFPLEAGVSPQFTEMEDRSAEMLRAEVLERMAERHAPLVEAMAPFLGEEPESLLAELCSRKAAFLPPREPQDIRALYGLPEEMDEDDVLSQVFLGSESDLIARVLPILKAGKSTDQTAAKKLERFTGPDVPGMLALEDALLTQKGTVSSRMATKASKEAMGPDWPKLEQLAERVESARESRLAFDAVKREITLHRFAQVFLPEYEQEKMLRGWLDFDDLVIRARDLLADDRVADWVLYRLDGGIDHILVDEAQDTSPVQWQVIERLAREFTAGEGARGDVRRTIFVVGDKKQSIYSFQGADPREFDRMCDDFAERLKDTGAPLSRMMLEYSFRSAGPVLKLVDATFEGREESGFSPDQRHKAFKSEMPGRVDVWPHISPVKDEEDDTEWFEPVDRIGAQHHTVVLANRIAGFIADTIGTPLPVEIGFSGEYKARPAHAGDFLILVRRRGTLFTEIIRAIKARGLPIAGADRLKVMSELAVKDIGALLAFLATPEDDLSLATALRSPLFGLTEKALFDLAHTRKPGSYLWVALRERREEFPAVLQVMDDLLGKTDFLRPYDLIERILTRHRGRQKLLGRLGEEAEDGINALLQQALAFEQSTVPSLTGFLEWMQSDDLEIKRAPDSAGARIRVMTVHGSKGLEAPIVILPDCAQPTKTIRERLLPSGEGEASGMVWQSSAASQPQVQSEALDRAKAAAERERDRLLYVALTRAEKWLVVAAAGNLGKDGSAWFDQVQQGMERAGAETTGYDFGRWGTGEGLRLGQADWSHLPFERVEAQVPVLPDLPPHLSVPAQKPDPLPESRSPSDLGGAKALSGMEGLDEEEAKLRGTVLHLLLEHLAPLPEAARAEALPHVLTLAEELPEDTESVAAEALAVLAAPALRAIFEGEALAEVPISAEIEPVGRIHGVIDRLLVTPEKVIALDFKSNRTVPGAAADVPDGLLRQMGAYAAALTQVFPGRSIETGLIWTATQELMVLPHDLVSAALARTTPT
- the trxA gene encoding thioredoxin, giving the protein MATVPVTDATFDEEVKNSDIPVVVDFWAEWCGPCKQIGPALEELAAEYEGKIKVAKVDVDQNPNTAAMMGVRGIPALFIFKDGQVISNRAGAAPKASLQSWINESI
- a CDS encoding aminoglycoside phosphotransferase family protein, coding for MGMIAGDLAAAALAQWPSLAEQIGLSPAAWRAVPLARREDARVARVLLRMIGPDGRQLVLKHQARPVDPDKFETQIAAHLAAQEGFAEGVPAVLAVDLEAQASVMDYVAAEPLSTLLEGAPLARQAALLRRAGAWLGSYHRALPGEARVFQPKHTIRFLGTVMEEVATGARQVGKPERFLACAEALCAEQARFEGRQTLTAQTHGDLHMRNLVLDETRCWGLDFAGGRVVPVGHDIARLLTDYAILHTPKEAIAAGEVLPDAALAGFFEGYGLVGSDDPSVQLLLRNRVLAEWWGLPARAEDRGVAQARRWAGVQALAARVFGR
- the hslV gene encoding ATP-dependent protease subunit HslV — protein: MSDQEFPGWHGTTIIGVRKGGKVVVAGDGQVSLGQTVIKGTARKVRRIAPGGHEVVCGFAGSTADAFTLLERLEGKLEQSPGQMQRACVELAKDWRTDKYLQKLEAMLIVTDGKDLYVITGAGDVLEPEHDIAAIGSGGNFALAAARGLYAYEDDAETIARTAMAIASDICVYTNGKLTVETISA
- the hslU gene encoding ATP-dependent protease ATPase subunit HslU; protein product: MTDLTPREIVSELDRFIIGQKDAKRAVAVALRNRWRRKQLSADLRDEVYPKNILMIGPTGVGKTEISRRLAKLARAPFIKVEATKFTEVGYVGRDVEQIIRDLMDAAIAQTREWMREDVKAAAHKNAEERVLSAIAGEDAREGTREMFRKKLKTGELDDTVIELDVAETASPFSGMEIPGQPGQNMGMMNLGDIFGKAFGGRTTRKKMTVAESYEVLISEEADKLLDDEQVKLAALEAVEQNGIVFLDEIDKVTARQEARGGDVSREGVQRDLLPLIEGTTVSTKHGPVKTDHILFIASGAFHIAKPSDLLPELQGRLPIRVNLRALTEEDFVRILTETDNALTRQYTALMATEKVTVTFTEGGISALAKIAAEVNESVENIGARRLYTVMERVFEELSFAAPDQPDTEVTVDEVFVEKHLGELTRSTDLSRYVL
- a CDS encoding D-lyxose/D-mannose family sugar isomerase, translated to MKRSHVNEILRASEAFIRSHGYALPPFAYLTPEGLKASENGEIKRRRMGWDVTDYGGGKFDELGLFLFTTRNGLSSDLGQRSAMLYAEKIMISRQNQLSPMHRHDLKVEDIINRGGGTLVLELFAAMPEGEIDRDAQVTVLCDGMERSLPAGGLLKLAPGESVTLFPTTWHAFWGEGSDVLIGEVSTVNDDLTDNIFAEPLGRFSDIEEDVAPLHLLVSDYDDKL